A part of Zonotrichia leucophrys gambelii isolate GWCS_2022_RI chromosome 7, RI_Zleu_2.0, whole genome shotgun sequence genomic DNA contains:
- the CASP10 gene encoding caspase-10 isoform X1 has product MVGSIKRRTSRGKAIRRRNTVLILEGEENRKKEVRIIVAVFTDSNDVREVGSSNMENDISLKFRQQLFLISENLVTEDVAALKFLCTDLLHLSTLEGVKSAVDIFKLLMAQEYLNVEDTFIVAELLYRIKCHSLLEKLGYTKEKVQERLSEKGRISPYRQMLYELSENITSVTLKEITFLLRDHLPKRYMILSALDLLTLLEKQSLLTKDNVKILEEVFMTVSPDLLETIDLYKKGKDNKAANFTQGFPEVNLELRGEFSNVENESKTMKSYKMDGPHRGFCLIINNVNFNSSQRKGSCKDAEQLERVFTWLGMDVRTYTDLTSGEIINLMETWQRVPDHKDRNCFICCILSHGKSGAIYGTDEKLVSIRVLTSHFTAKQCPQLAAKPKLFFIQACQGDKIQCPVYVVTDGPTPDASSMQERVFLSESIPEEADFLLGMATVDGYVSFRHMEEGSWYIQALCSKLQLLVPRGEDILSILTEVNEDVARRDSPSGTKKQMPQPAYTLRRKFIFPIPMAPPPSEQYQCF; this is encoded by the exons aGAGAAGTTGGTTCCAGCAACATGGAGAATGATATCAGCTTGAAGTTCCGTCAGCAGCTTTTCCTTATTAGTGAAAATCTGGTGACTGAAGATGTAGCAGCTTTAAAATTTCTCTGTACTGACTTGCTCCACCTCAGTACACTAGAAGGTGTGAAGTCAGCAGTAGACATCTTCAAGCTCCTTATGGCTCAAGAATATCTGAATGTAGAAGACACTTTCATAGTAGCTGAACTCTTATACAGAATTAAATGTCACTCCTTGCTTGAGAAACTTGGTTACACCAAGGAGAAAGTACAAGAACGTCTGAGTGAGAAGGGAAGAATATCTCCATACAG GCAGATGCTGTATGAATTGTCAGAGAACATCACCAGTGTGACGTTGAAGGAAATCACATTTCTCCTGAGAGACCATCTTCCAAAGCGATACATGATTCTT TCTGCTTTGGATTTGCTGACTTTACTGGAAAAGCAGAGCCTTTTAACTAAAGACAATGTAAAGATACTGGAGGAAGTCTTTATGACCGTTTCACCTGATCTCCTGGAGACAATAGACCTctacaaaaagggaaaag atAACAAGGCTGCTAATTTTACACAAGGCTTCCCTGAAGTAAACCTGGAGCTGCGTGGAGAATTCAGCAATGTAGAAAATGAATCCAAG ACTATGAAAAGCTACAAAATGGATGGGCCACACAGAGGATTTTGTCTCATTATTAATAATGTTAACTTCAATAGTTCTCAGAGGAAGGGTTCTTGCAAAGATGCTG agcAACTGGAGAGAGTATTCACATGGCTTGGTATGGATGTGAGGACTTACACAGATCTGACGTCTGGGGAGATTATCAATCTCATGGAAACTTGGCAGCGTGTGCCAGATCACAAAGACAGGAACTGTTTTATATGTTGTATTCTATCTCATGGAAAGTCAGGAGCAATCTATGGGACAGATGAAAAACTTGTGTCAATCCGTGTGCTTACATCCCACTTCACTGCCAAACAATGTCCCCAGCTGGCTGCAAAACCCAAACTCTTCTTTATCCAAGCATGCCAGGGTGACAAGATACAGTGTCCTGTCTATGTTGTTACTGATGGACCAACTCCTGACGCGTCTTCCATGCAAGAGagagtttttctttctgaaagcatTCCTGAAGAGGCTGATTTCCTCCTAGGCATGGCCACAGTTGATGGATATGTCTCTTTCCGGCACATGGAAGAGGGCAGTTGGTACATTCAGGCCCTCTGCAGCAAGCTGCAATTGTTGGTACCAAG GGGTGAAGATATTTTGTCAATTCTTACAGAAGTTAATGAAGATGTGGCCAGACGTGATAGCCCTTCAGGGACAAAGAAGCAAATGCCCCAACCAGCATATAccttaagaagaaaatttatattCCCAATACCTATGGCCCCTCCTCCTTCAGAGCAATATCAGTGCttttaa
- the CASP10 gene encoding caspase-10 isoform X2: MENDISLKFRQQLFLISENLVTEDVAALKFLCTDLLHLSTLEGVKSAVDIFKLLMAQEYLNVEDTFIVAELLYRIKCHSLLEKLGYTKEKVQERLSEKGRISPYRQMLYELSENITSVTLKEITFLLRDHLPKRYMILSALDLLTLLEKQSLLTKDNVKILEEVFMTVSPDLLETIDLYKKGKDNKAANFTQGFPEVNLELRGEFSNVENESKTMKSYKMDGPHRGFCLIINNVNFNSSQRKGSCKDAEQLERVFTWLGMDVRTYTDLTSGEIINLMETWQRVPDHKDRNCFICCILSHGKSGAIYGTDEKLVSIRVLTSHFTAKQCPQLAAKPKLFFIQACQGDKIQCPVYVVTDGPTPDASSMQERVFLSESIPEEADFLLGMATVDGYVSFRHMEEGSWYIQALCSKLQLLVPRGEDILSILTEVNEDVARRDSPSGTKKQMPQPAYTLRRKFIFPIPMAPPPSEQYQCF; this comes from the exons ATGGAGAATGATATCAGCTTGAAGTTCCGTCAGCAGCTTTTCCTTATTAGTGAAAATCTGGTGACTGAAGATGTAGCAGCTTTAAAATTTCTCTGTACTGACTTGCTCCACCTCAGTACACTAGAAGGTGTGAAGTCAGCAGTAGACATCTTCAAGCTCCTTATGGCTCAAGAATATCTGAATGTAGAAGACACTTTCATAGTAGCTGAACTCTTATACAGAATTAAATGTCACTCCTTGCTTGAGAAACTTGGTTACACCAAGGAGAAAGTACAAGAACGTCTGAGTGAGAAGGGAAGAATATCTCCATACAG GCAGATGCTGTATGAATTGTCAGAGAACATCACCAGTGTGACGTTGAAGGAAATCACATTTCTCCTGAGAGACCATCTTCCAAAGCGATACATGATTCTT TCTGCTTTGGATTTGCTGACTTTACTGGAAAAGCAGAGCCTTTTAACTAAAGACAATGTAAAGATACTGGAGGAAGTCTTTATGACCGTTTCACCTGATCTCCTGGAGACAATAGACCTctacaaaaagggaaaag atAACAAGGCTGCTAATTTTACACAAGGCTTCCCTGAAGTAAACCTGGAGCTGCGTGGAGAATTCAGCAATGTAGAAAATGAATCCAAG ACTATGAAAAGCTACAAAATGGATGGGCCACACAGAGGATTTTGTCTCATTATTAATAATGTTAACTTCAATAGTTCTCAGAGGAAGGGTTCTTGCAAAGATGCTG agcAACTGGAGAGAGTATTCACATGGCTTGGTATGGATGTGAGGACTTACACAGATCTGACGTCTGGGGAGATTATCAATCTCATGGAAACTTGGCAGCGTGTGCCAGATCACAAAGACAGGAACTGTTTTATATGTTGTATTCTATCTCATGGAAAGTCAGGAGCAATCTATGGGACAGATGAAAAACTTGTGTCAATCCGTGTGCTTACATCCCACTTCACTGCCAAACAATGTCCCCAGCTGGCTGCAAAACCCAAACTCTTCTTTATCCAAGCATGCCAGGGTGACAAGATACAGTGTCCTGTCTATGTTGTTACTGATGGACCAACTCCTGACGCGTCTTCCATGCAAGAGagagtttttctttctgaaagcatTCCTGAAGAGGCTGATTTCCTCCTAGGCATGGCCACAGTTGATGGATATGTCTCTTTCCGGCACATGGAAGAGGGCAGTTGGTACATTCAGGCCCTCTGCAGCAAGCTGCAATTGTTGGTACCAAG GGGTGAAGATATTTTGTCAATTCTTACAGAAGTTAATGAAGATGTGGCCAGACGTGATAGCCCTTCAGGGACAAAGAAGCAAATGCCCCAACCAGCATATAccttaagaagaaaatttatattCCCAATACCTATGGCCCCTCCTCCTTCAGAGCAATATCAGTGCttttaa